In the genome of Fusobacterium necrogenes, one region contains:
- a CDS encoding thioredoxin family protein: MEYKELFETGMSYETFLSIASASEREEIAEITKVISICEEYTNKIKSLDKPYNFLLSAESWCPYVRATIPVLVKMTEINPNIKLGIITEGRGFKFLREKLEIPEEKYVVPTLAILDENFDFVARYIGRPKKYRNIGFENVSKEYFAGYRSDDIIEEILEKMGK; this comes from the coding sequence ATGGAGTACAAAGAATTATTTGAAACAGGAATGAGTTATGAAACTTTTTTAAGTATTGCAAGTGCTAGTGAAAGAGAAGAAATTGCAGAGATAACTAAGGTTATTTCTATTTGTGAAGAGTATACTAATAAAATAAAGAGCCTTGATAAACCTTATAATTTTTTATTAAGTGCTGAATCTTGGTGTCCATATGTAAGAGCTACTATACCTGTACTTGTTAAAATGACAGAGATTAATCCAAATATAAAACTTGGAATAATCACAGAAGGAAGAGGCTTCAAATTTTTAAGAGAAAAATTAGAAATTCCAGAAGAAAAATATGTAGTTCCTACTCTAGCTATATTAGATGAAAACTTTGACTTTGTCGCAAGATACATTGGAAGACCTAAAAAATATAGAAATATTGGATTTGAAAATGTGAGTAAAGAGTATTTTGCTGGATATCGCTCTGATGATATTATAGAAGAAATACTTGAAAAGATGGGAAAATAA
- a CDS encoding response regulator transcription factor, with translation MKKILIIEDDLRIRRILQLELEHEGYLVNLAKDGKEGLEKFKLMRYDLILLDLMLPEVSGEEVCKKLRKNSDIPIIVLTAKEDIKSKVELLDMGADDYITKPFNIEELFARMRVALRNKKNYQEIGKLKYEDLVLDITRKELVINEEKISLTKTEYRLLELFILNKELIVSRERIITEIWGYDFDGEEKIVDVYLNFLRKKIETQEKKYIQNIRGFGYMLKLKRGDSYEKDI, from the coding sequence ATGAAAAAAATTTTAATTATAGAAGATGATTTGAGAATAAGAAGAATTTTACAACTAGAATTAGAACATGAAGGATACTTAGTTAATTTAGCTAAAGATGGAAAAGAAGGCTTAGAAAAATTTAAATTAATGAGGTATGATCTGATTTTATTAGATTTAATGTTACCTGAAGTTTCAGGAGAGGAAGTTTGTAAAAAATTAAGAAAAAATTCTGATATACCTATAATAGTACTGACTGCAAAAGAAGATATTAAAAGTAAAGTTGAACTTTTAGATATGGGAGCTGATGATTATATAACAAAACCATTTAATATAGAGGAACTTTTTGCTAGAATGAGGGTTGCTTTAAGAAATAAAAAAAATTATCAAGAGATTGGGAAGTTAAAGTATGAAGACTTAGTTTTAGATATTACTCGAAAAGAATTGGTTATAAATGAGGAAAAAATATCTTTGACTAAGACAGAATATAGGTTGTTAGAATTATTTATTTTAAATAAAGAATTAATTGTATCAAGAGAAAGAATTATAACTGAAATATGGGGTTATGATTTTGATGGAGAAGAGAAAATAGTAGATGTATATTTAAATTTTTTAAGAAAAAAAATAGAAACTCAGGAGAAAAAATATATACAAAATATTAGAGGATTTGGGTATATGTTAAAGCTTAAAAGAGGAGATTCTTATGAAAAAGATATCTAA
- a CDS encoding sensor histidine kinase: MKKISKMLLKSYMILILIFTCSSVVIFITVEAYIKRSSADDLYAIDSFLQYETKEFKEKLESGRKINDIIDSALDEAPKILGSSIIFKLNGQILSRSYSENELKQVENEDYYDIVKDCGYYNLQYLKRKINIKEYPNLEVYIIKNLKAEKRLMLNIIGLSTLILIFTTLLAYFISKRFYNRFTFSLNELQRLTNEINLESLDTNLKKNEYYEFQQVIISYNNMLKRLKEQAKKQIDFVNNASHELKTPIFVISGYVDLIKRWGYLNKELVEESLDAIGEESKNMANLVNKLLFLAKDEENYINEEEINLKDLIINIVKDLKILYPLQEIEIIISEEHTIISDNFLLKQLLINLIENAVKYGNKKKVTIILKKDKNITIEIIDRGKGINKENLNKIFEKFYREDKARSRSEGSYGLGLAIVKKIADMLDIYVEVESELKRGTTARAIFKNSISL, from the coding sequence ATGAAAAAGATATCTAAAATGCTTTTAAAAAGCTACATGATTTTAATTTTAATTTTTACTTGTTCAAGTGTAGTGATTTTTATAACTGTTGAAGCATATATAAAGAGAAGTTCTGCTGATGATTTATATGCTATCGATAGTTTTTTACAGTATGAAACAAAAGAGTTTAAGGAAAAGTTAGAAAGTGGTAGAAAAATAAATGATATAATTGATTCTGCTTTAGATGAAGCTCCTAAAATATTAGGAAGTTCTATTATTTTTAAATTAAATGGACAAATACTATCAAGAAGTTATTCGGAAAATGAGTTAAAACAAGTAGAGAATGAAGATTATTATGATATTGTGAAAGATTGTGGATATTATAATCTTCAATATTTAAAAAGAAAAATAAATATAAAGGAATACCCTAATTTAGAAGTATATATTATAAAAAATTTAAAAGCAGAAAAAAGATTGATGTTAAATATTATTGGTTTATCTACATTAATTTTAATTTTTACAACTTTATTAGCTTATTTTATTTCAAAAAGATTTTATAATAGATTTACATTCTCTTTGAATGAACTTCAGAGATTAACTAATGAGATAAATTTAGAAAGTTTAGATACAAATTTAAAAAAAAATGAATATTATGAATTTCAACAAGTTATTATTTCGTATAATAATATGTTAAAAAGATTAAAAGAACAGGCAAAAAAGCAGATAGATTTTGTAAATAATGCTTCCCATGAGTTAAAAACTCCAATTTTTGTAATAAGTGGATATGTAGATCTGATAAAAAGATGGGGATATTTAAATAAAGAGTTGGTAGAGGAAAGTTTAGATGCAATAGGAGAAGAAAGTAAAAATATGGCTAATTTAGTAAATAAATTATTATTTTTAGCTAAAGATGAAGAAAATTATATAAATGAAGAAGAGATTAATTTAAAAGATTTAATAATAAATATAGTTAAAGATTTAAAAATTTTGTATCCACTTCAAGAGATAGAAATAATTATTTCTGAAGAGCACACTATAATTTCAGATAATTTTTTACTAAAACAACTATTAATAAATTTAATAGAAAATGCTGTAAAATACGGAAATAAGAAAAAAGTAACAATTATTTTAAAAAAAGATAAAAATATCACAATTGAGATAATTGACAGAGGAAAGGGAATTAATAAAGAAAATTTAAATAAAATTTTTGAAAAGTTTTATAGAGAGGATAAGGCAAGGAGTAGAAGTGAAGGTAGTTATGGTCTAGGGCTTGCAATTGTAAAAAAAATAGCGGATATGTTAGATATTTATGTAGAAGTTGAAAGTGAATTAAAAAGAGGAACGACTGCAAGGGCTATTTTTAAAAATAGTATAAGTTTATAA